AAATTTGGTTTCTCTCGTTCAttcagaaatagtaaagttcTTCCTTCAAATAATTCTAGTATTGTGGGCACTGTTTCTTAAGTGCATATAACAATCTTTGTATGCTCGATTATGTTACTTCATATTCAGAAGCTTTAAATGTTGAATAAAAAGGGActaagcaaattaaataatgaaaatttggttaatttatgACACAGGTGTTTTGGttatatctcaaaataaaggatTGTGAGACTTGTGTCAGATGTTGTGTTGAATACACTTATCTTTTCAAAACTTGATTTGTGTGTTCAATGTATCGAATGAAAGCAGACCAAACTTAAGAAATTAGGTGCCAATAgagatataaattttagaattgataTATACAGACATTTGTGGTTCATTCACTTCGGTTTCTTGGAatgatcaacaatattttatatcattcttAGGCgaatattcttgttttgggCACCTACATTTAATCTAGATACCATAAAGTTTAGGTGCCAATAgagatataaattttagaattgataTATACAGACATTTGTGGTTCATTCACTTCGGTTTCTTGGAatgatcaacaatattttatatcattcataggcgaatattcttgttttgggcacctacatttaatctattaaaaGTCTGGGGCTTTAgacaagttcaaaatattcagGGCTGATGTTGAGCTCCAACTCAACAAAGACATTAAGAAAGTCAAATCTGGTTGTTGTTGCGAATACTACGACAGAAATGACTGCCCGGGTGAACAATGTCAAAGACCTTTTGCCTTCTATTTTGAAGAGTGTGGGATCGTCCTTTGTACACCATGCCGGGATCGCCTTGCATGAGTGGTGTAGCTAAAAGACgaaataaaactcttaaaGATATGTgaaggagtatgatttatcattcttCCTTGTCGCATTCGCTTTAGGGAGAGGCATTAAGACGGTAGCATATATTCTCACTTTGGTCTTCTAGAGAAAATTTAggggtttttaaattttatgttctcACAAAAGGAACTAATTTTGGGAAGAGAAATATAGTATTCCTTGAGGATGTTGTATTTGGGGGAAGAATGTGTTAAGGAGCATTACTTTTGAGGAGGAGTCTGTATAGACACCTACTACTGCTTCTGACAATGATCAGGTATCAATTACtatcattgaagaagaagcataTCAAGAACCTCAAGATGATATTGTTGTAAACATTCAATCTCATGCGGATGATATCATTTAAAGTCAATCTCAACAACCTCAATTAAGACTCTCGTCAATGGtaccacaaattttatgaagtaaTTCTTTCATTTGGAATCAGAAAGAATGCTATTGATGGTTGTGTGTATCACAAGTTCAGTGGGAGCAAATGCatcttcttttgtatttgaaatcgaaagaaataattttcgattGTCACAGAAGGGATATAGTGAAAAGGTGCCTAAAGTATTTGAGatgcaaaattgcaaataaaGAAATACCCCTATGACTAAAGGAGACAAACCTAGTCTCATTCAGTGTCCTAAGATAAATCTTGAGATTTAGAAAATGCAGAAGGTTCCATATGCTTCGGTGATTGAGAGCCTAATGTGTGCTCAAGTGTGTATTAGACccaatttggttttaattgtttatatgttggGAAGATATTTCAATAACCCGATATAGATCATTAGGAAGCAGCAAAATGggttatgagatatttatagaGAACTAAGTATTACATGCTCACATACAGAAAATCAGATCATTTGGAGAGATCTTTAGGCattttgattctgattttgttaGATGCCAATACAGTAAAGGATCCATTTTTGGTTACGTATGTCTGTTGGCTGTAGAGCCATTTCGTGGAGAAGTGCTGAGCAAACACTTGTAGCTACTTCTGCCATGATAACAGAATTCGTAACTTGTTTTGGGGCATCTAGTTAATGAATATGACtgtgaaattttgtcactAGGCTGCATACTGTTAAGGTAATGAAAGACCACTTAAGTTATGTTGTGACAATAACTCTGCAGTATTATATTCTAAAACAATAGGAGCTTCCTGATTGTTAAATAAAGAGTTCGGAATGGAAAAATACATATAGAGCATAAGGGAGCGGATTTGATGATGACAAATCCGCTCATCAAGGGACTATCACCCAAGGTCTTTCATGGGCATGTAGCTCAAATGGGTGTTATGTTGTTTAAGGGTACTTCCGTTCAGTGGGAGTAGTTTTGGTTATTGCTCTATATTGTATTTTGAACATGAAGTTATTATGTTTTGtccattatttttggtttgatctcACTTTGGGAGGACCAGTTGGAAATAGGCATGTATGATCACCTTGCATGAAATTTTCATGCTACACTCCATAATTGATctgttgttgattatatttgcatatgtgattactgatgggtttaatcatgaaaaaatatggtgaCTGCCCCTTTAGTCCTATGTCGATATGGTTGATAATAAGATTGTTCGGAAATACACTATGTGATAGCACTTTTGAGCGCTCATTCAGTTTGTACACATTTATTTGGTGTCATGTGTTgcccaagtgggagattgttagaaatttgggcttccacatgcctaatttaatgtgtatggctatctttcagttgtccaattaaagtgatccaataaagattaaagtttgggctaaagtgtatttaattgttacggaaataagtgtagataccataaagtgattttctatttgatgagggaccgaatagaaaataaaggggtttatatttaatataaatataagctagggttatggtccccaaacgtcagaagaacattcaatatctctgtattctctcggcagactattgcaaagaatgtctctgatcgtttggaagatccatagccgctgCAAAGCAATTCCGCTGTTCAATTCATTATGAatcaaggtacgcttccgctcTACGGTTTATGCTCCTTCTCCGTCGTTctcggttaatcatcatagagagctttatgtaattgttcattcaattattccaacaaATTACATACCCAGATTCGATCCGCAACAAATAATTTGAACgtataaatagataaaaaaaaaaaatccaaaaacgGAAGTAGCCAGAGATGTACAGAGCAAAGAGTCTCTACCAAATCGCCACACCTTGTCAGCAGCGGCTGAGTCACTCCTCGGCCGCATCGAGAGTCGGTTATGAACGTAAGAGGAAGAAATGGATGTCGCAGGAGCTCACGGGAGGTGTGTTGGAGCTCACGTGCAACTCATCAGCGCCTAGCGGAATCTGCAATGTCTATTTTGTTGGAACTGTTCACGATTGTCCGGTAATTaatttactagtaattttttttatcgtattaTAATGCACCATATAGCtaaatttaattgttcttcatCTCCAGAAATCTGGGAGATTAACTCAGGCTGTGGTGAAATTCTTCAAGCCAGAGGTACTTTCTatgttatttattattattatttgcattcTCCAATAATATAGTATTGTGTAGGTTGTTTTCTTGGAGTTGTGCTCTGAGCGCAAAAATGTTATAATGCTTCAACCTAAGAAGGTAAATGTGGTTGATTTGTGTTGTTATATATAGTTAGTCTAGGATTAATGTTTGTTTAGTATTGCAGGTCCCAAGCCTTGGAGAAATGGTGGATATGTGGAGGAAGAATATGACagtttaatttcatatattcttTATAACTGGTTTAATGCTAAGATAGTATGGATCTATATTAATGTTAGTAGAGAGAAACATCTTTATCAGGTCCCTTGCATAATTATTCCTAGAATCAAGCTAAAGAATATGAATTATGGGATGGTACATCCTGTGGAGAGTTTTACTTGGGAAATGAGGAAGCAATGAAATATGGAGGCAAGGTTATACTTGGTGATCGACTAGATTCGGTGTGAGCTTTAtctctttattaattaagGCCTAACCCCAATTTTTCTTTGCCCACAAAataagcttttttttttggtagatTACACTTATGAGATATATGGGTAAGGCGTCTCTTTTGCATATGTTGAGAGGAGATGAGAACTTTCGTTTGCCAAAAGATATCTGCAAGAAGGCATGCTCATTAATTACCTTGTAGTACTACAAGAGTGACAgactttatttaattgtgtgtTTGATTTTCTTCTATGTAGCTCGGGCATGGAAAGATTCATGCTGGCGCGGTGGACAAATATAATGAGTTGGGTGCCAAGCATGATCCTATCATGGACGAGATTTTAGTCAATGAGCGCGATCAGTTTGTGTTCTCGATTAACTTTCTAATTCATCTTTACCAATTGTGAGTTTTGTAATTGtactttcatttttgtacATAGATATATGTCAGCAAAGCTACGAGAAGTTGCAGTCCAGCATGAGTCCGTGGTTGCTGTCATCGGAATGGCCCACGTACCATGAATCAAGAAGTACTAGAGTCGGAAACACCCTATAGACGTAAACATCTTACTTTCAAGTAAACTAAATATCATAAGGAtgtgtttaatttgttgtaagGTTGAATGTTTCAGGTTGAGCAACTTCTTAGCATTCCAAAACAGCCAATAAGAATGTGGCGTGTTCTTGCATTTATGAAAGGAGTTTTAGTCATAATCTTGAGGCTCATACGCATCAGCATCAAAAGGTACATTGTGTTTTGTAAATGTCTTAATATCAATTCAATTGAGAGGCAAATGCTTTACTTATTTTTGCACTACTCCTAAACAGGCGCAGGGACAAGGTTAAGAAGATATAAGATAATATTACAAGTCGACCAATTCCTTAATTTGCTTCATCAGAAAATGAAGGTGGCTGCTCTCTTCACCTTCTCTCCACCGGGATCAATCCAAAATGACATCTCCTCAGCCATCACGCTCAACCTGTACATTTTTTTACGTAATGAGTTGGGGAgaactatataaataaaaatgggcTTTTTTCACGGGACAGACGGAAAAGGAATGATAGTCATATGgtgccatgtatgaagacatgccTTGAAGGGCAATTCCATTAAtcgaagtacttttttactattttcaagtttttttcGAACGAAAATACTCTCAATGCCTTCCATTAACTTACTAATACTCCcccatataaaaaaaagaaacatttgaaaaggcacggattttaatgtacaattggtaaagtaagagataagaaaataaaaatgagtaaaataggagagaggaaaagaaaaggtaGAGTTAATGGATTATGGGGTCCatgtcctaaaatagaaagattctaaagtttctatttttaaggaacgatccaaaatggaaatagttgatatttttaaaagacggacggagtagtatttaaaaattaaataaaatattttaatatattttttaataataaactaatataatagtaatatttaagtaTTACTAGTGTTTATtgacttaatttttttgagtATCCATatcccaaaaatattttaaaattattttattatataaagttaaaaaaggaaCATATCaagtgattaatttttatttggaaaaataataatattttactatctcttactttattactcttcatattttttatttatctctcACTTACATTATTCTCcacttaattcaataaatattgttttcttaaataaaCCCCAAACAAAAAGAAGTTGATCTTTCCATGCGGGACATCgacaatattttgattatgaaaaatactactccctccgtcccacaaaagatgtcacacttgtgggacgctcacggaattttaggaggttttgttttgtgtgttaaatggagagagaaaaatataatttttatattcatgtgagagagaattttttccaaaaaatggaaatgtgacatcttttgtgggacaaactaaaaaggaaagtgtgacatcttttgtgggacggagggaatactaataaagtaaatattatctttttaaattgaGTGAATTATTGTTAAGGAATAATACACAgatcttaaaataaaactatagaCAGACTAATTTCATATGGATGTAGAACTAATTTCAAATCATATGGATGTAGTACTAATTTCAAATCATATGGatgtagtatataaaatgatagtagtattagagaaaattttcttgaaatgcAACAGAATTAATGGAATGggtcaaaattcataaaacgGTTGAATAAGTcagtaaataaatatttttaacatataaatagataaaaaaaaaaaatccaaaaacgGAAGTAGCCAGAGATGTACAGAGCAAAGCGTCTCTACCAAATCGTCGCTCTCTTCACCACCACACATTGTCAGCGGCGGCTGAGTCACTCCTCGGCCGCATCGAGAGTCGGTTATGAACGTAAGAGGAAGAAATGGATGCCGCAGGAACTCACGGGAGGTGTGGTGGAGCTCACGTGCAAATCATCTGCGCCTAGCGTCGTCTGCAATGTCTATTTGGTTGGAACTCATCACTGTTCTCCGGTAatttactgtttttttttttaatcgtaTTATGTTGATCAACCAATAGCAACATTGCAgcgaaaaaaattagtataaattttatcataaattataaattaatattgtcacatattttaaaaaaatgtaactggaaaaaagtgaaatagaatGTGAAGctgaattcaaattttcttctattccAGGAATGTGCGAAAGTAGCCCAAGCTGCTGTGCGATTCTTCAAGCCAGAGGCAGTTTCTTAATtagctatatatattttgtaatatagCTATGTtgttatgattatgattatgcATCTAGTGCAGGTTGTTTTCTTGGAGTTGTGCTCTTTTCGCAAATCTATTTTGATGGGTCAGATTAGGAAGGTATTGTCTGTGAAgagttatatatatagtcactccacaaaagatgtttcTAATTTTGCGTTGCAGGCCCCAACCATTCGAGAAATGGTGGATATGTGGAGGAACAATATGACAGCTTCGTTTATTCTTTACGAGTGGTACATTTGCAAGCTGGTATATATggttcaatattaattttaactaatttagtATATGTGGAGGAACAACTTTAATTTTTGGCATGTCCCTTAATTTTCCTAGGTTCAAGATGAAATTTTCGCCCGGCCACGGTTAGTTCCTCGGCAGCTCTGCGCGACTTTCGTCAAACGGCCATATCTCTCTCATCCGAACTCCGTTTGGGGTGTGTgaggtacccacgcgaagaTATTTCGACGATGAAGATGATGGTGGCCTTGGATCAGCATTTGGACACTGTCTTAGTAGGCAGATTGTCGTTTGAACAGACCCCCAGTTTCGATTTGGTGCGGAGTCGAGCCGAATTTGGTGTATTGCTCTCGAGACACCCGAGTCTTCCTCCTGGGCCTCCTCTTTGAGTCTTAAGCTTGTTATGAATAGACCTAAGGACTCTAGCATCTTCCTACTCTTCTTCCTCGTCCTCTTTTGGTGTACGTCCTTGAGCGGGCTCGATGTATGATGCGTGTCGGTTGGGTTCGCATTATATATCCTGTGGAGAGTTTTACTTGGCAAATGAGGAAGCAACGAAATATGGAGCCAAGGTTATACTTGGTGATCGACCATATCCGGTGTGAGCTTTTACTATCTCTTTACCAAAATCCACATTTTCACTCAGAAATTATTCTACATAGtgttttaaaatctttttggtAGGTTACATACATGAGATATATGGGCAAGGCGTCTCTTTTAGATTTGCTCATTTTTGAGAGCACAAATTTGCCAATTTATCACGACAAGAAGGCATGCTTATTTACCTTATACTATACTCCTacaatatattatactccactTGTGTGTGTGCTTGAAAAGTGGAGTTTTGGTTTATGTAGTTGCGTGGAAAGATTCATGCTGGTACTGTGGATCGATTGAATGAGGAGATAGCCAAGGAGGATCCTATCTGGGCCCAGACTTTTACCGATGAGCGCGATCAGTTTGTGTTGTCAATTAGTAACCTTCTAATTCATCTTCACCAATTGTGATTAATTTCGTACATTTTTTGTATATAGGTACATGTCCGCACAGATACTAGAAGTCGCAGCCCAACATGAGTCTGTGGTTGTGGTCGTCGGGTCGGCCCACATACCAGGAATCAAAAACTACTGGAATCAGAAACACCCTATCGACGTAAGTTTTTTATTATCTCAAGTCAAAAACTCTTATTATCGAATATAAGGATGTGAATGTCTCAGGTTAAGCAACTTCTTAGCGTTCCAAAACAACCAATAACGGTGGTCAGTATAGTTTCTTTTACTATAGCAATATTAGGCATAATTTTGAGGATCATATGCACCAGTTACAAAAGGTACATTGTGTTTTCGAACCGTCTTAATTTCAATTGAGAGTCAATTAATGCTTTAATTAGTTGTTTTCCACTACTCATAATCAGGCGCAAGCTAAGGCTCAGCAAGATTTAAGATGTTACATGTCGAGCGAGCCGCTCCTTAATCTGCATCATCGAAGAATGAAAGTGGCTGGTAGAGTATGTTGTTAATAAAGACATTTTACTTTGTGTTTGAGCAAAGAATGTGATGgtgtaaataattattgtaatcGGAGCAACACTAGTTTCTTGAAGAcgaaatagtattatattattcaaaatctGCATTCCAAACAAATACATTCCCCTAGTGACCCtaaaggaaataaaatcaaaactagtaaattaaatactccatccgtccctgaatatttgtcacctatttcctttttcgtccgtccttaaaattttgtcaccttttacttttatcatttttggtagtggaccccatattccactaactcattttcacttacattttattatgaaactaatatataaaagtaggatccacatgtcattaactttttcaactaactttcgaatacatttcttaaaattcatgccgggtcaaatggtgacaaattataggggacggagggagtttaAGTTTGGAAAAACagtaaattgaatttttttttgccctATAACGATGTCCGGCGGCCAATTCCAACACAATTTCGCAGTCACGTGGTGAATTTCACATCATTTTGTGCAAATTTCCAATGAGAGAAATATGCCCTTGTTCATAATTGAAGTTATCAAATGGTAGAGTTTGTGTACGTACACTTTTTGCCCGGGCAAGTAGTTTGTGCGACAAACTCACCCGGCCCGGGTAAGTACTCTTGAATctaatttcttctttctttgtcACCCTGATCTTAGTTTTTACCTCCCGATTGATCACCTCCCACAATgggaaaaatatacttttgtAAGCCTAAGATCGGAAACTTAGGGGCTGAAATTATGCTACAACAACAAACTAATTGGactaaaaatgttttatataGATGTAAATCAttgtactaatatttgagaaattGATGTAAACCATTGTAATATTTGAGAAATTatgacaaatttaaatattttagatattattagaattttaaataacatatataaacttttatatatctaattttaatccaattaaaaaagtacttagtccgtccgcgaatag
The genomic region above belongs to Salvia hispanica cultivar TCC Black 2014 chromosome 3, UniMelb_Shisp_WGS_1.0, whole genome shotgun sequence and contains:
- the LOC125209417 gene encoding uncharacterized protein LOC125209417 is translated as MYRAKSLYQIATPCQQRLSHSSAASRVGYERKRKKWMSQELTGGVLELTCNSSAPSGICNVYFVGTVHDCPKSGRLTQAVVKFFKPEVVFLELCSERKNVIMLQPKKNQAKEYELWDGTSCGEFYLGNEEAMKYGGKITLMRYMGKASLLHMLRGDENFRLPKDICKKLGHGKIHAGAVDKYNELGAKHDPIMDEILVNERDQYMSAKLREVAVQHESVVAVIGMAHVEQLLSIPKQPIRMWRVLAFMKGVLVIILRLIRISIKRRRDKVKKI